In one window of Deinococcus misasensis DSM 22328 DNA:
- a CDS encoding DUF99 family protein → MRESRFSHAMGFDDFPFDPAHRGDIPIVGTVYAGNVLQGVLSARVRRDGTNSTRVLTQLVQQSKFHEHTQLIFLQGIALGGFNVIDIHRLSADLERPVLVVSRRKPNMDRIRDALLTRVPGGARKWKLIEQAGEMEAVAGVHVQRAGLTLEQAEQVVRKFAFSSNIPEPLRAAHLIAGGVARGQSRARP, encoded by the coding sequence ATGCGCGAATCCCGATTTTCCCATGCGATGGGCTTTGATGATTTTCCCTTCGATCCTGCCCACAGGGGCGACATCCCCATTGTGGGCACCGTGTATGCCGGAAATGTGCTGCAAGGGGTCTTGAGCGCCAGAGTCCGTCGAGACGGCACCAACAGCACCCGTGTGCTGACCCAACTGGTCCAGCAATCCAAATTCCATGAGCACACCCAGTTGATTTTCCTTCAAGGGATTGCGCTGGGTGGTTTCAATGTGATTGACATCCACCGTCTGAGTGCCGATCTGGAGCGTCCTGTGCTGGTGGTGTCCAGACGCAAACCCAACATGGACAGGATCCGGGATGCTTTGCTGACCCGAGTGCCCGGAGGGGCACGCAAATGGAAGTTGATCGAACAGGCTGGAGAAATGGAGGCTGTGGCAGGGGTTCATGTGCAACGCGCAGGTTTGACCTTGGAGCAGGCCGAACAGGTGGTTCGCAAGTTTGCCTTTTCTTCCAACATCCCAGAACCCCTCAGGGCAGCCCACCTGATTGCTGGAGGAGTGGCCAGAGGTCAGAGCAGGGCAAGACCTTAA
- a CDS encoding PAS domain-containing sensor histidine kinase, with product MAFSPPAVSGSMLAQVLPQVRDCAHAIQRAQGPDEAATLLHQLLESLQGVCWVVLTHQQGTTEVVVGKAGVCPPCFDLPLTSQILFPEHTRTLELHHAALVTRGKVYLPCPSEELWVGVAALLELLQDELLELLERQPNFQKAHENILAQLQAIMDNAPIGMALMNHQLRFLLINQKLAGYNRHSVQEHLGKTLGELYDNYDGQADFFFRKVLETGEPLLNVEVNTQIIPDSWWLANYFPVRTPSGDMLGVGCTVMDISERKRAERALQESESRFRQLADTAPVMIWMSSETGDTTYFSKQWLEFRGRSSEAELGGNWLEGIHPDDREACQRAFLQHAEERRPFELQFRLRRFDGTYRWIVDRGMPRFAPDGTYLGFVGACIDIHDRKVTEDAMEQMMQAQKRFVADAAHELRTPLTSIQGNLDILFRHRDIPPEDHWDILADVRREATRLGRLVHDMLTLARGDSGATMRQEEIELDQIVLNAWREMERINPSHGFVVKGMEPISTVGDRDRLKQLVLILLENAVKYSPAGTSISLSLTHDDGQVHLRVQDQGQGIGKEDLGRVFERFYRADQSRHRSEDPGGTGLGLPIAQWIVEHHKGQIWLESELDKGTTVHVRLPIQH from the coding sequence ATGGCCTTTTCTCCTCCAGCCGTCAGTGGTTCCATGCTTGCGCAGGTCTTGCCGCAGGTCCGGGATTGTGCCCATGCCATCCAGAGGGCACAAGGACCCGATGAAGCAGCAACCCTCTTGCACCAGTTGCTGGAATCTTTGCAGGGGGTGTGCTGGGTGGTGCTCACCCATCAGCAGGGCACAACAGAAGTGGTGGTGGGCAAAGCTGGTGTGTGTCCCCCTTGTTTTGATCTTCCCTTGACATCCCAGATCCTCTTTCCAGAGCACACACGGACACTGGAGTTGCACCATGCTGCCTTGGTGACCCGAGGCAAAGTGTACCTGCCTTGCCCTTCAGAAGAGCTCTGGGTGGGGGTGGCAGCTTTGCTGGAATTGCTGCAAGATGAACTGCTGGAGTTGCTGGAAAGGCAACCCAACTTTCAGAAAGCCCACGAGAACATCCTCGCGCAACTGCAAGCCATCATGGACAATGCGCCGATTGGCATGGCCCTGATGAACCACCAGTTGCGGTTTTTGCTGATCAACCAGAAACTGGCTGGGTACAACCGTCATTCGGTTCAGGAGCACCTCGGCAAAACGCTGGGCGAACTGTACGACAATTACGATGGGCAGGCCGATTTCTTTTTTCGCAAAGTGCTGGAGACCGGAGAACCTTTGCTGAATGTGGAAGTGAACACCCAGATCATTCCAGACAGTTGGTGGCTGGCCAATTATTTTCCGGTCAGAACCCCGTCTGGGGACATGCTCGGGGTGGGATGCACCGTGATGGACATCAGTGAACGCAAACGGGCAGAACGGGCCTTGCAGGAAAGCGAAAGCCGGTTCCGTCAGCTGGCAGACACCGCTCCGGTGATGATCTGGATGTCCTCAGAAACGGGAGACACCACCTATTTCAGCAAACAATGGCTGGAATTCCGTGGGCGCAGCAGCGAAGCAGAACTGGGAGGAAACTGGCTTGAAGGCATCCACCCTGATGACCGCGAAGCCTGCCAGAGGGCTTTCCTCCAGCATGCTGAAGAAAGACGGCCCTTTGAACTTCAATTCCGACTCAGGCGTTTTGATGGGACATACCGCTGGATTGTGGATCGGGGCATGCCGCGTTTTGCCCCGGATGGAACGTATCTCGGGTTTGTGGGGGCCTGCATCGACATCCACGACCGCAAAGTCACCGAAGACGCCATGGAGCAAATGATGCAAGCCCAGAAGCGTTTTGTGGCCGATGCGGCCCACGAACTGCGAACCCCCCTCACCAGCATTCAGGGCAATCTGGACATCTTGTTCCGCCACCGCGACATTCCACCAGAGGACCACTGGGACATCCTTGCCGATGTGCGCCGTGAAGCCACAAGGCTGGGCAGACTGGTGCATGACATGCTGACCCTTGCCCGTGGAGACAGTGGTGCCACCATGCGGCAAGAGGAAATTGAACTGGACCAGATCGTGCTCAATGCTTGGCGTGAAATGGAACGCATCAACCCCAGCCATGGTTTTGTGGTCAAGGGCATGGAGCCGATCTCCACAGTGGGAGACCGGGACCGCCTCAAGCAACTGGTCCTGATCCTGCTGGAAAATGCGGTGAAGTACAGCCCTGCAGGCACCTCCATCTCCCTTTCCCTGACCCACGATGATGGGCAGGTTCACTTGCGGGTGCAGGATCAAGGGCAAGGCATCGGTAAAGAAGACCTCGGGCGGGTGTTTGAGCGGTTTTACCGTGCCGACCAGAGCCGCCACCGCAGCGAAGACCCCGGAGGGACCGGCCTCGGGCTTCCAATTGCCCAATGGATTGTGGAGCACCACAAAGGCCAGATCTGGCTGGAAAGTGAGCTGGACAAGGGAACCACCGTGCACGTGCGCCTCCCCATCCAGCACTGA
- a CDS encoding DUF4384 domain-containing protein, translating to MKHINMKHVLTGLMLFGTLGTVAMAAPQISPQRIIVNPIQTSLDVNIWLNKAADNSGYATYVPGEKVQIKASVNEDAYLYLFSVDVAGNITQIFPNEYANDNFVQGGQTITLPRADDPYTFETDKDLGVSKVFGVASRDPLDFTDILDIKNNAVFAVYSGGGQDAFAREVSGVLNSIPDNSWNSSTVVYRTKASVQEVGELSVTTNVKNAKVYLNGRVVGDAGTTIANLAPGTYQLKVVASGYVTYSAPLTVRADKRINLTVNLRQAPTTKANLNLVLNVKNAKIYMNGQYVGATNTGKFTTSLTKNREYKVSVVAQGYTNFAAYVTLNNSKTLYVNLKRR from the coding sequence ATGAAACACATCAACATGAAACACGTCCTGACTGGACTGATGCTTTTTGGAACCCTCGGCACCGTTGCCATGGCTGCCCCTCAAATCAGTCCTCAACGCATCATTGTGAACCCCATCCAGACCTCTCTGGACGTGAACATCTGGCTGAACAAAGCCGCCGACAATTCTGGATATGCCACTTACGTTCCTGGCGAAAAAGTGCAGATCAAAGCCAGCGTCAACGAAGACGCCTACCTTTACCTGTTCAGTGTGGACGTGGCAGGCAACATCACCCAGATTTTCCCCAACGAATACGCCAATGACAATTTTGTGCAGGGGGGCCAGACCATCACCCTCCCCAGAGCCGATGACCCTTACACCTTCGAAACCGACAAGGACCTCGGGGTGAGCAAAGTGTTCGGGGTGGCCAGCCGTGATCCCCTCGACTTCACCGACATTCTGGACATCAAAAACAATGCCGTGTTCGCAGTGTACTCTGGTGGCGGACAGGATGCCTTTGCCCGAGAAGTCAGTGGCGTCCTGAACAGCATTCCCGACAACTCGTGGAACAGCAGCACTGTGGTGTACCGCACCAAAGCCTCCGTGCAGGAAGTGGGTGAGCTGAGCGTCACAACCAACGTCAAAAACGCCAAGGTGTACCTGAATGGTCGTGTGGTCGGAGATGCTGGCACCACCATTGCCAACCTTGCCCCTGGCACCTACCAACTGAAAGTGGTGGCCTCTGGGTACGTCACGTACTCTGCTCCCCTCACTGTGAGGGCAGATAAGCGCATCAACCTGACCGTGAACCTGCGTCAGGCCCCTACCACCAAAGCCAACCTGAATCTGGTGCTCAACGTCAAAAACGCCAAGATTTACATGAACGGCCAGTATGTGGGAGCCACCAACACTGGTAAATTCACCACCAGCCTGACCAAGAACCGCGAGTACAAAGTGTCTGTGGTGGCTCAGGGTTACACCAACTTCGCTGCTTATGTGACCCTCAACAACAGCAAAACGCTTTACGTGAACCTCAAACGCCGATAA
- a CDS encoding LacI family DNA-binding transcriptional regulator, with protein sequence MPKTSSKTPGKYATIQDVAARAGVSPSTVSYVLSGKRSISESTRQKVLQTIEEMNYTASSLGQRMRQGKTQSIGVASPALRANDWSLPEFFGSIAGAAGAHDYTAGFFVDRTPQQLVELGKSRFVDGFLLIDTTAEDPRVEALKNAGIPFVVIGRVQDNTGIHFVDFEFEQVMQAAFQHLQDLGHRKIAYHRLPDRTAEDINNGFYIQDSFARAKEAFPLEVIEQTVPMYRDEAFTATLELLDQHPDVTAIITHNHIETLHALHERHVRVPEEVSVIGITTAVAAEGCIPSLSSVDVPISVMTKLAVDQLIRIINGEAPLENVVMPARLIPRKSTAAPMPSKLMAVVQN encoded by the coding sequence ATGCCCAAAACATCCAGCAAAACCCCCGGAAAGTACGCCACCATTCAGGATGTGGCAGCACGGGCAGGCGTTTCACCTTCCACTGTTTCTTATGTGCTGAGTGGAAAACGCTCCATCAGTGAAAGCACCCGGCAGAAAGTCCTGCAAACCATTGAAGAGATGAATTACACTGCCAGCAGCCTCGGGCAACGCATGCGGCAGGGGAAAACCCAGAGCATCGGGGTGGCCAGTCCTGCACTGCGGGCCAACGACTGGAGCTTGCCTGAGTTTTTCGGTTCGATTGCCGGGGCAGCAGGCGCACACGATTACACTGCGGGCTTTTTTGTGGACCGCACCCCCCAGCAACTGGTGGAACTTGGAAAAAGCCGTTTTGTGGATGGGTTTTTGCTGATCGACACCACCGCAGAAGACCCCCGAGTGGAGGCCCTGAAAAACGCAGGCATCCCTTTCGTGGTGATCGGACGGGTGCAGGACAACACCGGCATCCACTTTGTGGACTTTGAATTTGAGCAGGTGATGCAGGCCGCTTTTCAGCACCTTCAGGACCTCGGGCACCGCAAGATCGCTTACCACCGTCTGCCAGACCGCACCGCTGAAGACATCAACAACGGCTTTTACATTCAGGACAGTTTTGCACGGGCCAAAGAAGCTTTCCCTCTGGAAGTGATTGAGCAAACCGTCCCAATGTACCGCGATGAAGCGTTCACAGCCACCCTGGAACTGCTGGACCAGCATCCCGATGTGACCGCCATCATCACCCACAACCACATTGAGACCCTGCACGCCCTGCATGAACGCCATGTGCGCGTCCCAGAGGAGGTTTCGGTGATTGGCATCACCACTGCGGTGGCCGCAGAAGGCTGCATTCCCTCGCTCAGCAGTGTGGATGTGCCGATTTCGGTGATGACCAAACTGGCCGTGGATCAACTGATTCGCATCATCAACGGAGAGGCCCCTCTGGAGAATGTGGTCATGCCTGCCCGTTTGATTCCGCGCAAGAGCACCGCAGCACCGATGCCCAGCAAGTTGATGGCTGTGGTTCAGAATTGA
- the yicI gene encoding alpha-xylosidase, which yields MKFTDGNWLLQPGVKANYPAEVFEAQAQNGELELYVPTRHIRHRGDTLEGPVLTVRVSSPMQDVLRVRVSHFEGLHPRTPDFPIFESSDVPEIHLDEDFATVTSGQLTARIHRKNYSLEFVAGGEVITRSPSRGTGYIRSDQHGTFVHEQLTLGVGENVYGLGERFTSFVKNGQNVEVWNRDGGTGSDQAYKNVPFYLTNKGYGVFVRQPEQVSFEVATEKVSRVQFSVAGESLEYYVIYGPTPKEILQKYTTLTGKPALPPAWSFGLWLTTSFTTSYDENTVNSFLDGMQERNLPLSVFHFDCFWMKAFRWCDFEWDSEVFPDPEGMLDRLHGRGLKVCVWINPYIAQRSSLFREAAEKGYLLKRKDGSVWQWDLWQPGMGIVDFTNPAACEWFAGHMKRLSKMGVDSFKTDFGERIPTEDVQWFDGSDPQRMHNFYPYLYNKVVFEALQEETGEAALFARSATAGCQQFPVHWGGDCDSTFESMAESLRGGLSLTLSGFGYWSHDIGGFEGMPPAELYKRWTAFGLMSSHSRLHGSTSYRVPWLFDEESVDVLRHFSYLKNRLMPYLFQQAVHTHQTGIPMMRAMLLEFPEDPACHMLDRQYMLGDSLLVAPVFSKDNLAEYYVPEGTWTDLFTGLPVEGGRWVREQYGFLSMPLLVKPGSLLVTGSTEARAEYDYGEDAVITIYQLRDGETARVTVPTLSGEVDYTLTVTRVGDAYQVQQSGNLRPYELKVAGQSGPVKVLPASEVVVL from the coding sequence ATGAAATTCACCGATGGAAACTGGCTTTTGCAGCCAGGCGTCAAAGCCAACTACCCTGCCGAAGTGTTTGAAGCCCAAGCACAGAACGGCGAACTGGAGCTTTACGTCCCCACCCGCCACATCCGTCACCGTGGAGACACATTGGAAGGTCCGGTGCTCACCGTCCGGGTTTCATCCCCCATGCAAGACGTGCTCAGGGTGCGCGTCAGCCACTTTGAGGGACTGCATCCCAGAACCCCCGACTTCCCCATTTTTGAAAGCAGTGATGTGCCCGAGATCCATCTGGATGAGGATTTTGCCACGGTGACCTCGGGTCAACTGACCGCCCGGATCCACCGCAAAAACTACAGTCTGGAATTCGTGGCCGGGGGGGAAGTCATCACCCGCAGTCCGTCCAGAGGAACGGGTTACATCCGCAGCGATCAGCATGGCACCTTTGTCCATGAGCAACTGACCCTTGGGGTTGGCGAAAACGTTTACGGGCTGGGGGAGCGTTTCACCTCTTTCGTGAAAAACGGCCAGAATGTGGAGGTCTGGAATCGGGACGGTGGAACCGGCAGCGATCAGGCCTACAAGAACGTGCCGTTTTACCTGACCAACAAAGGCTACGGGGTGTTCGTGCGCCAACCCGAGCAGGTGTCTTTCGAGGTCGCAACAGAGAAAGTCTCCCGTGTGCAGTTCAGTGTGGCTGGAGAAAGCCTCGAATACTACGTGATTTATGGCCCCACGCCCAAAGAGATCCTGCAAAAATACACCACCCTGACCGGAAAACCGGCCTTGCCCCCCGCATGGAGTTTCGGGCTCTGGCTCACCACCTCTTTTACCACCAGTTACGACGAGAACACCGTCAACAGCTTTCTGGACGGCATGCAGGAAAGAAACCTTCCCCTGTCGGTGTTCCACTTTGACTGCTTCTGGATGAAAGCCTTCCGCTGGTGCGATTTCGAGTGGGACAGCGAGGTCTTCCCTGACCCCGAGGGCATGCTGGACCGCCTGCATGGACGTGGCCTGAAAGTCTGCGTGTGGATCAACCCTTACATTGCTCAGCGTTCTTCTCTGTTCAGGGAAGCCGCTGAAAAAGGGTACCTGCTGAAACGCAAAGACGGCAGCGTGTGGCAATGGGACCTCTGGCAACCCGGCATGGGCATCGTGGATTTCACCAACCCTGCCGCCTGCGAGTGGTTTGCCGGACACATGAAACGCCTCAGCAAAATGGGGGTGGACAGCTTCAAAACCGACTTTGGAGAGCGCATTCCCACTGAAGACGTGCAGTGGTTTGACGGCTCAGATCCCCAGAGGATGCACAACTTCTACCCTTACCTGTACAACAAGGTGGTTTTTGAAGCCCTGCAAGAGGAAACCGGTGAAGCGGCCCTGTTTGCCCGCTCTGCCACCGCTGGATGCCAGCAATTCCCGGTGCACTGGGGCGGAGACTGCGATTCCACCTTCGAAAGCATGGCCGAAAGCCTGCGTGGTGGTCTGTCCCTGACCCTCTCGGGGTTCGGGTACTGGAGCCACGACATTGGCGGCTTTGAAGGGATGCCTCCGGCAGAACTTTACAAGCGCTGGACCGCTTTTGGCTTGATGAGTTCGCACAGCCGTTTGCACGGGTCCACCTCTTACCGGGTGCCTTGGCTCTTTGATGAGGAGTCGGTGGATGTGCTCCGTCACTTCTCGTACCTGAAAAACCGCCTGATGCCTTACCTGTTCCAGCAGGCCGTGCACACCCACCAGACCGGCATTCCCATGATGCGGGCCATGCTGCTGGAGTTCCCCGAGGATCCCGCCTGCCACATGCTGGACCGCCAGTACATGCTGGGGGATTCGCTGCTGGTGGCCCCGGTGTTCAGCAAGGACAACCTTGCTGAATATTACGTTCCAGAGGGCACCTGGACCGATCTGTTCACAGGCTTGCCTGTGGAAGGGGGCCGCTGGGTGCGGGAGCAGTACGGCTTTCTGAGCATGCCCCTGCTGGTCAAACCCGGCAGTTTGCTGGTGACTGGAAGCACCGAGGCCCGGGCAGAATACGACTACGGGGAGGATGCCGTGATCACCATTTACCAGCTCAGGGACGGAGAAACCGCCAGAGTGACCGTTCCCACCCTCTCGGGTGAAGTGGATTACACCCTGACCGTGACCCGCGTGGGAGATGCCTATCAGGTGCAGCAATCGGGCAACCTGCGTCCTTACGAACTGAAAGTGGCGGGCCAGAGTGGGCCTGTCAAGGTGCTTCCTGCTTCTGAAGTGGTGGTGCTCTGA